The Anaerolineae bacterium DNA window ATTTTTCGAAGCGCCAAATTGTATCATGTATCCCAATTATGCTGGGGAGCGATAGCGCTCACCTTTTTCAAGGAGGACACCATGGGCAAGATGATCGAGATTCGCTGGCATGCACGCGGGGGACAGGGCGCGGTGACCGCCGGCAAGCTCCTCGCCGAAACGGCCCTCGGCGCCGGCTTCTACTTCCAGGCGTTCCCCGACTACGGCGCCGAACGCATGGGAGCCCCCATCCGAGCCTATACCCGTCTGAGTGACAGCCCCATCACCCTGCACAGCCCCGTTCTCGAACCCGATGTCGTCATTGTGCTGGACCCCACCCTCCTCGGAGTCGTAGATGTTACCGAAGGCCTCAAGGAAAACGGTGTGCTCCTCATCAATACTACCGAATCCCCCGAAGAGGTCCGCAAACGTCTGAACCTGGAGGGCAAGAACATCCGCATCTTCACGGTGGACGCCAGCACCATCGCCATCCAGGAACTGGGGCGCGAGATCACCAACACCCCCATGCTGGGAGCCTTCTGCGTGGCTACCGGACTGCTGGACCTGAATAAGATCGTGGAGCAAGTGCGCAAAGACTTCGGCAAGAAACTGCGGCCGGATATGGTGGAGGCCAACGTGCGAGCCATCCAGCGGGCGGCACAGGAAGTCAAACAAGGTTGATTGCCAATCGGAACCTGTAAAGGAGGAATATAAAGATGCCCAAGGGAACAGGTTGGAAGGACATCCCCCTCGGGGGATTAATCCTGGAAGCCGGCAACTCCGTCGAGTACAAAACCGGCGGCTGGCGCGCGTTCCGCCCCGTCCGCGACGCGGAGAAATGCATCCACTGCCTCTTCTGCTGGATCTACTGCCCCGATTCCAGCATCCTGGTGCAGGACGAGAAGATGGTGGGCTTTGACCTGGAGCACTGCAAGGGCTGTGGTGTCTGCGCTCAGGTCTGCCCGGTGAAATGTATTACCATGACCCCGGAAACCGAGTTCAAGAAAGAGAAATAACCCCTTGCCA harbors:
- a CDS encoding 2-oxoacid:acceptor oxidoreductase family protein, translated to MGKMIEIRWHARGGQGAVTAGKLLAETALGAGFYFQAFPDYGAERMGAPIRAYTRLSDSPITLHSPVLEPDVVIVLDPTLLGVVDVTEGLKENGVLLINTTESPEEVRKRLNLEGKNIRIFTVDASTIAIQELGREITNTPMLGAFCVATGLLDLNKIVEQVRKDFGKKLRPDMVEANVRAIQRAAQEVKQG
- a CDS encoding 4Fe-4S binding protein; this encodes MPKGTGWKDIPLGGLILEAGNSVEYKTGGWRAFRPVRDAEKCIHCLFCWIYCPDSSILVQDEKMVGFDLEHCKGCGVCAQVCPVKCITMTPETEFKKEK